From the Streptomyces sp. NBC_00390 genome, the window GACCAGCGCCCCGGACAGCGCCGACCGTCTCCACGGCTGGCGCCTGACCCAGGGCCGCCTCACGCCCCTGACCGCCGGCGAGGTGTTCAGCGCCTACTGCACGGACGCGGCCACCGGCGGCCCCGTCTCCCCGGAGCCCGGCGTCGAATACTGCGCCGGGTTCCCCCTCATCACCGACGACCCCGAGAGTCATCACTGATCGCTGCGCAAGAAGGGGCTTCCCGCCGCCGACGGCGGGAAGCCCCTGCGATCACCCTGCGTACCGCGCCCCGGTCACTCGCCGGACAGCACCGCCTGTGCGGCCAGCCGCGCCTCTTCGGCGCTGTCCGCGGCACGCGCCGCGGCGGCCGCACGTTCGCACTGCGCGAGGGTGTACTTCGCCAGCGTCGCCCGTACATAAGGAAGGGACGCCGCGCCCATCGACAGAGATGTCACGCCCAGACCGGTGAGCACACACGCGAGCAGCGGATCGGAGGCAGCCTCGCCACACACACCGCAGCTCTTGCCCTCGGCCTTCGCGGCCTCGGCCGACAGCGCCACCAGGTCGAGCAGCGCGGGCTGCCACGGGTCCTGCAACCGCGACACGGCACCCACCTGACGGTCGGCGGCGAAGGTGTACTGCGCGAGGTCATTGGTCCCCAGCGACAGGAACTCGACCTCCTGCAGGATCGAGCGCGCCCGCAGCGCGGCGGACGGAATCTCCACCATGGCACCGAACTTCGCCTGCAGCCCCGCCTCGCGGCACGCGTCCGCGAACGCCTTGGCGTCCGTCCGGTCGGCGACCATCGGCGCCATCACCTCGAGATACACGGGCAGACCGTGAGCCGCCTTCGACAGCGCGGTCAGCTGCGTCCGCAGGACCTCCGGGTGGTCGAGCAGACTGCGCAGCCCCCGCACGCCCAGCGCAGGGTTCGGCTCATCGGCAGGCGTCAGGAAGTCCAGCGGCTTGTCGGCACCGGCGTCCAGCACCCGCACCACGACCCGGCCCTCGGGGAACGCCTCGAGCACCTGGCGGTAGGCCTCGACCTGCTTCTCCTCGGACGGAGCCTGCTTGCTGTCGTCCAGGAACAGGAACTCGGTACGGAACAGCCCCACCCCCTCGGCACCAGCCTCGACCGCCGCCGGGACATCGGCGGGACCACCGACATTCGCGAGCAGCGGCACCTTGTGCCCGTCGGATGTGGCGCCCGGCCCGCTGGAAGCCGCCAGAGCGGCCTTCCGCTCGGCCGCCGCCGCAGCGAGCTGCGCCTTCTTCTCCTCGCTCGGCTCCACGAAGATCTCTCCCGTGCTGCCGTCGACCGCGATCATCGTGCCTTCGCCGATCTCCCCTGCACCAGGCAACGCCACCACGGCGGGCACGCCGAGCGCCCGCGCCAGAATCGCGCTGTGGCTGGTCGGCCCGCCCTCCTCGGTGACGAACCCGAGCACAAGCGTCGGGTCCAGCAGCGCGGTGTCGGCCGGCGCGAGGTCCCGCGCGATCAGTACATACGGCTCGTCGCTGTCCGGCACTCCAGGCATCGGCACACCGAGCAGCCGCGCCACGATCCGGTTGCGTACGTCATCCAGGTCCGCGACCCGCCCCGCGAGGTACTCACCGGCCCCCGCCAGCAGCGCCCGGTACGCGGCGAACGCGTCGTACACGGCACGCTCCGCGGTACTGCCCACGGCAATACGGCGGTCCACATCGGCCATCAGCTCCGGGTCCTGCGCCATCATGGCCTGCGCCTCCAGCACGGCCTGGGCCTCGCCGCCTGCCAGATTGCCCCGAGCAATCAGGTCGGCGGACACAGCCCCCACGGCCTGGCGGGCACGCCCCTGTTCGCGCCCCGCATCCTGCGCGGGGATCTGCTTGGCCGGCGGCTCGAGTACCGCCGTCCCCATGTGCCGTACTTCGCCGATCGCCACCCCGTGGCTCACGCCGACGCCTCTCAGCGTTGTCTCCATGTCACCCGTCTTGGATTGGGCGACGACCCCCCGGCCGCCGCGGTGGATATAGGGCGCGCCGTCATAGCAGCGTCGGCGTCACTGCCAGGTGAAGAGCACGTCACCGGACTTCACGTCGCCGTCCTCACGGACCTCGCCGAGCAGGTCCGTCGTGGCCTCGAGGGCTACGACCGGGCAGATGGCGGACTTGCCCGCCTCTTCGACGGCCGCCGGGTTCCAGCGCACGACGGCCTGCCCACGCGAGACGGTGTCGCCCTTGTTGACGAGCAGCTCGAAGCCCTGACCGTTGAGCTGCACAGTGTCGATACCGAGGTGTGTCAGCACCCCATGTCCCTCCCCGTCGACGACCACGAAGGCGTGCGGGTGCAGGGACACGACGATGCCGTCGACGGGGGAGACGGCCTCCGAAGCCTCACGAACGGGATCAATGGCAGTGCCGGGACCGACCATCGCACCGGAGAACACGGGGTCGGGCACTGCGGCAAGCCCGATGGTGCGTCCGGAGAGAGGGGACGTCACTGTGGTGGTCATGGACCCTCCAGGGGCGGAGTTTGGAACTGCGCCGTCACTGCTAGTCGCAGTCGGCGCACTGTTCAGCAGGGTATGTCATATGAAGTCCTAGTTCCGCCTGACAGATACCAGTTGGCGGACCTAGGGGTGCACCGGAAACGATTTGCCACGACTCCCGGTGAGCTGTACCGTCGTACTCCTGCCTGACCCCAACGCGACACTGAGTCGAAGGTCGGCGGCAGCACCTGTCAAGCCCGGATCCTAACTGGTCTACACCACTGCATGTCTGCAGGGTGGTGGTCAGAGGGGCCGAAAAAGCCTGATAGAGTTTGGAAACACCGAAGGGAAGCGCCCGGAGGACTCCTTGAAAAGAGCCCAAAGGAAGCGTCCGTTCCTTGAGAACTCAACAGCGTGCCAAAAATCAACGCCAGATATGTTGATACCCCGTCCATCTTCGGATGGCAGGGTTCCTTTGTAGAAACACAGCGAGGACGCTGTGTGCGACGGGGACTATTCCTCCCTGTCGCACCGCTCTCGTGGTGTCGACCCGATTACGGGTAAACATTCATGGAGAGTTTGATCCTGGCTCAGGACGAACGCTGGCGGCGTGCTTAACACATGCAAGTCGAACGATGAAGCCCTTCGGGGTGGATTAGTGGCGAACGGGTGAGTAACACGTGGGCAATCTGCCCTTCACTCTGGGACAAGCCCTGGAAACGGGGTCTAATACCGGATAACACTGCGGGCCGCATGGTCTGCGGTTGAAAGCTCCGGCGGTGAAGGATGAGCCCGCGGCCTATCAGCTTGTTGGTGGGGTGATGGCCCACCAAGGCGACGACGGGTAGCCGGCCTGAGAGGGCGACCGGCCACACTGGGACTGAGACACGGCCCAGACTCCTACGGGAGGCAGCAGTGGGGAATATTGCACAATGGGCGAAAGCCTGATGCAGCGACGCCGCGTGAGGGATGACGGCCTTCGGGTTGTAAACCTCTTTCAGCAGGGAAGAAGCGAAAGTGACGGTACCTGCAGAAGAAGCGCCGGCTAACTACGTGCCAGCAGCCGCGGTAATACGTAGGGCGCAAGCGTTGTCCGGAATTATTGGGCGTAAAGAGCTCGTAGGCGGCTTGTCACGTCGGATGTGAAAGCCCGGGGCTTAACCCCGGGTCTGCATTCGATACGGGCAGGCTAGAGTGTGGTAGGGGAGATCGGAATTCCTGGTGTAGCGGTGAAATGCGCAGATATCAGGAGGAACACCGGTGGCGAAGGCGGATCTCTGGGCCATTACTGACGCTGAGGAGCGAAAGCGTGGGGAGCGAACAGGATTAGATACCCTGGTAGTCCACGCCGTAAACGTTGGGAACTAGGTGTTGGCGACATTCCACGTCGTCGGTGCCGCAGCTAACGCATTAAGTTCCCCGCCTGGGGAGTACGGCCGCAAGGCTAAAACTCAAAGGAATTGACGGGGGCCCGCACAAGCAGCGGAGCATGTGGCTTAATTCGACGCAACGCGAAGAACCTTACCAAGGCTTGACATATACCGGAAAGCATTAGAGATAGTGCCCCCCTTGTGGTCGGTATACAGGTGGTGCATGGCTGTCGTCAGCTCGTGTCGTGAGATGTTGGGTTAAGTCCCGCAACGAGCGCAACCCTTGTTCTGTGTTGCCAGCATGCCCTTCGGGGTGATGGGGACTCACAGGAGACCGCCGGGGTCAACTCGGAGGAAGGTGGGGACGACGTCAAGTCATCATGCCCCTTATGTCTTGGGCTGCACACGTGCTACAATGGCCGGTACAATGAGCTGCGATGCCGCGAGGCGGAGCGAATCTCAAAAAGCCGGTCTCAGTTCGGATTGGGGTCTGCAACTCGACCCCATGAAGTCGGAGTTGCTAGTAATCGCAGATCAGCATTGCTGCGGTGAATACGTTCCCGGGCCTTGTACACACCGCCCGTCACGTCACGAAAGTCGGTAACACCCGAAGCCGGTGGCCCAACCCCTTGTGGGAGGGAGCTGTCGAAGGTGGGACTGGCGATTGGGACGAAGTCGTAACAAGGTAGCCGTACCGGAAGGTGCGGCTGGATCACCTCCTTTCTAAGGAGCACTTCTTACCGGCCCTCGGGTCGGTCAGAGGCCAGGACATCGGCGAACGTCCGATGCTGGTTGCTCATGGGTGGAACGTTGATTATTCGGCGCACTTGACCGTCTTTTCTTCCTAGTACTGCTCTTCGGAGCGTGGAACGGCAGGGGAGCGGCGAGGGCGCCTGGCGCGCTGTTGGGTATCTGAGGGTACGGACTGCGGTCCCTATCTTCGCGATGCCGGCCCCGGTGAACTCGTCCTTTGTGGGCGGGGTGGCGGGTGGCTGGTCGTTGCTTGAGAACTGCACAGTGGACGCGAGCATCTGTGGCCAAGTTTTTAAGGGCGCACGGTGGATGCCTTGGCACCAGGAACCGATGAAGGACGTGGGAGGCCACGATAGTCCCCGGGGAGCCGTCAACCAGGCTTTGATCCGGGGGTTTCCGAATGGGGAAACCCGGCAGTCGTCATGGGCTGTCACCCGCTGCTGAACACATAGGCAGTGTGGAGGGAACGAGGGGAAGTGAAACATCTCAGTACCCTCAGGAAGAGAAAACAACCGTGATTCCGGGAGTAGTGGCGAGCGAAACCGGATGAGGCCAAACCTACGACGTGTGAGACCCGGCAGGGGTTGCGTCGTGGGGGTTGTGGGATCTCTCTTTTACGGTCTGCCGGCCGTGAGACGAGTCAGAAACCGTATGGATAGGCGAAGGACATGCGAAAGGTCCGGCGTAGAGGGTAAGACCCCCGTAGCTGAAATTCATGCGGCTCGTTTGAGAGACACCCAAGTAGCACGGGGCCCGAGAAATCCCGTGTGAATCTGGCGGGACCACCCGCTAAGCCTAAATATTCCCTGGTGACCGATAGCGGATAGTACCGTGAGGGAATGGTGAAAAGTACCGCGGGAGCGGAGTGAAATAGTACCTGAAACCGTGTGCCTACAAGCCGTGGGAGCGTCGCATGCAAGCTTGCTTGTATGTCGTGACTGCGTGCCTTTTGAAGAATGAGCCTGCGAGTTTGCGGTGTGTTGCGAGGTTAACCCGTGTGGGGAAGCCGTAGCGAAAGCGAGTCCGAACAGGGCGATTCAGTAGCGCGCTCAAGACCCGAAGCGGAGTGATCTAGCCATGGGCAGGTTGAAGCGGAGGTAAGACTTCGTGGAGGACCGAACCCACCAGGGTTGAAAACCTGGGGGATGACCTGTGGTTAGGGGTGAAAGGCCAATCAAACTCCGTGATAGCTGGTTCTCCCCGAAATGCATTTAGGTGCAGCGTCGTGTGTTTCTTGCCGGAGGTAGAGCACTGGATAGGCGATGGGCCCTACCGGGTTACTGACCTTAGCCAAACTCCGAATGCCGGTAAGTGAGAGCGCGGCAGTGAGACTGTGGGGGATAAGCTCCATGGTCGAGAGGGAAACAGCCCAGAGCATCGACTAAGGCCCCTAAGCGTACGCTAAGTGGGAAAGGATGTGGAGTCGCAGAGACAACCAGGAGGTTGGCTTAGAAGCAGCCACCCTTGAAAGAGTGCGTAATAGCTCACTGGTCAAGTGATTCCGCGCCGACAATGTAGCGGGGCTCAAGCGTACCGCCGAAGTCGTGTCATTGCAGTATGTACCCCCAACGGGGACTGTGATGGGTAGGGGAGCGTCGTGTGCCGGGTGAAGCAGCCGCGGAAGCGAGTTGTGGACGGTTCACGAGTGAGAATGCAGGCATGAGTAGCGATACACACGTGAGAAACGTGTGCGCCGATTGACTAAGGGTTCCTGGGTCAAGCTGATCTGCCCAGGGTAAGTCGGGACCTAAGGCGAGGCCGACAGGCGTAGTCGATGGACAACCGGTTGATATTCCGGTACCCGCTTTGAAACGCCCAATATCGAATCAGACGATGCTAAGGCCGTGAAGCCGCCCCTGATCTCTTCGGAGTGAGGGGGAGTGGTGGAGCCGCCGGCCCAGATCTGTAGTAGGTAAGCGATGGGGTGACGCAGGAAGGTAGTCCAGCCCGGGCGGTGGTTGTCCCGGGGTAAGGGTGTAGCCCGAGAGATAGGCAAATCCGTCTCTCATGCAGGGTGAGACCTGATGCCGAGCCGATTGTGGTGAAGTGGATGATCCTATGCTGTCGAGAAAAGCCTCTAGCGAGTTTCATGGCGGCCCGTACCCTAAACCGACTCAGGTGGTCAGGTAGAGAATACCGAGGCGTTCGGGTGAACTATGGTTAAGGAACTCGGCAAAATGCCCCCGTAACTTCGGGAGAAGGGGGGCCATCACCGGTGATGAGTCTTGCACTCTGAGCTGGGGGTGGCCGCAGAGACCAGCGAGAAGCGACTGTTTACTAAAAACACAGGTCCGTGCGAAGCCGTAAGGCGATGTATACGGACTGACGCCTGCCCGGTGCTGGAACGTTAAGGGGACCGGTTAGCTCTGTTTCGACAGGGCGAAGCTGAGAACTTAAGCGCCAGTAAACGGCGGTGGTAACTATAACCATCCTAAGGTAGCGAAATTCCTTGTCGGGTAAGTTCCGACCTGCACGAATGGCGTAACGACTTCTCGACTGTCTCAACCATAGGCCCGGTGAAATTGCACTACGAGTAAAGATGCTCGTTTCGCGCAGCAGGACGGAAAGACCCCGGGACCTTTACTACAGTTTGATATTGGTGTTCGGTTCGGCTTGTGTAGGATAGGTGGGAGACTTTGAAGCCTGGACGCCAGTTCAGGTGGAGTCGCCGTTGAAATACCACTCTGGTCGTGCTGGATGTCTAACCTGGGTCCGTGATCCGGATCAGGGACAGTGTCTGATGGGTAGTTTAACTGGGGCGGTTGCCTCCCAAAGGGTAACGGAGGCGCCCAAAGGTTCCCTCAGCCTGGTTGGCAATCAGGTGTTGAGTGTAAGTGCACAAGGGAGCTTGACTGTGAGACCGACGGGTCGAGCAGGGACGAAAGTCGGGACTAGTGATCCGGCGGTGGCTTGTGGAAGCGCCGTCGCTCAACGGATAAAAGGTACCCCGGGGATAACAGGCTGATCTTCCCCAAGAGTCCATATCGACGGGATGGTTTGGCACCTCGATGTCGGCTCGTCGCATCCTGGGGCTGGAGTCGGTCCCAAGGGTTGGGCTGTTCGCCCATTAAAGCGGTACGCGAGCTGGGTTTAGAACGTCGTGAGACAGTTCGGTCCCTATCCGCTGTGCGCGTAGGAGTCTTGAGAAGGGCTGTCCCTAGTACGAGAGGACCGGGACGGACGAACCTCTGGTGTGCCAGTTGTCCTGCCAAGGGCATGGCTGGTTGGCTACGTTCGGAAAGGATAACCGCTGAAAGCATCTAAGCGGGAAGCCTGCTTCGAGATGAGGACTCCCACCTCCTTGAGAGGGTAAGGCTCCCAGTAGACGACTGGGTTGATAGGCCGGATATGGAAGCCCAGTAATGGGTGGAGTTGACCGGTACTAATAGGCCGAGGGCTTGTCCTCAGTTGCTCGCGTCCACTGTGTCAGTTCTGAAGTAACGAACTCGCCAGACCCCCGTTTTGCGGGTGTCGGTCGGCTGGAGTTCGACATCTTCATAGAGTTTCGGTGGTCATAGCGTTAGGGAAACGCCCGGTTACATTCCGAACCCGGAAGCTAAGCCTTTCAGCGCCGATGGTACTGCAGGGGGGACCCTGTGGGAGAGTAGGACGCCGCCGAACAATCTTTGTGAAAAGCCCCGCACCGGGTTACGGTGCGGGGCTTTTCTGCGTTCAGGGGCAGTCCTGATACCCCTGTGCAGGAGACCCCGATGGCTGACGGTAAGGTCATGGGGCATCGTTGGTACGTTCCACACAGGAGGCCCCCGGGTGGAGGTCCAGGAGACCCGCGTTCAGACGGACCGGGTACTCACCATCCCCAACATCCTCAGCATGGCGCGTCTTCTCGGCGTGCCGCTCTTCCTGTGGCTGATTCTCCGCCCCGAGTTCGGCGGGCCCAAGAGCGACGGCTGGGCACTGCTGGTACTCATGCTGAGCGGCGTCAGCGACTATCTCGACGGCAAGCTCGCCCGGCGCTGGAACCAGATCAGCAGCCTGGGCCGGATCCTCGACCCGGCCGCCGACCGTTTGTACATCCTGTCCACCCTGGTCGGACTGACGTGGCGCGAGATTCTGCCGCTCTGGCTGACGCTCGCCCTTTTGGCACGAGAACTGATGCTGCTGGTGATGGTGGGCATCCTTCGCCGGCACGGCTATCCGCCGCCACAGGTGAACTTCCTCGGCAAGGCGGCCACCTTCAACCTCATGTACGCCTTCCCCTTGCTGCTCCTGAGTGACGGAGTGGGGTGGCTTGCGTCACTCGCCGCGATTTTCGGATGGGCGTTCGCCGGATGGGGTACAACTCTCTATTGGTGGGCAGGGATCCTCTATGTGGTCCAGGTCCGCCGACTCGTCAAGGCGGACGCAGTGGCCGATTGACCTCGTCGGCGCGGTGCCGTGCAGTGTCGCCGGCCGCGCATGACGCCAAAGGGCCTCATTTTGGGCGGGTGAAGTCGGCTAGACCGTCGTCTCTTCAAGGAGGACGCTTCCGACATGAAGGCCGTCGTGATGGCCGGTGGCGAAGGAACCCGGCTTCGCCCCATGACGTCGAGCATGCCCAAGCCGCTCCTGCCGGTGGCCAATCGGCCGATCATGGAGCATGTGCTGCGGCTGCTCAAGCGGCACGGGCTCAATGAGACCGTCGTTACCGTGCAGTTTCTCGCCTCGCTCGTCAAGAACTACTTCGGTGACGGCGAAGAGCTCGGGATGGAGCTCACCTATGCCAATGAGGAGAAGCCACTCGGCACCGCGGGAAGTGTGAAGAATGCCGAGGAAGCGCTGAAGGACGACGCGTTCCTCGTCATTTCCGGGGATGCCCTCACCGACTTCGACCTCACCGACCTCATCGCCTTCCACAAGGAGAAAGGGGCACTGGTCACTGTCTGTCTGACGCGTGTACCGAATCCGCTGGAATTCGGTATCACGATCGTCGACGAAGAAGGAAAGGTCGAGCGCTTCCTCGAGAAGCCGACCTGGGGCCAGGTCTTCTCGGACACCGTCAACACGGGCATCTATGTCATGGAGCCCGAAGTCTTCGATTATGTCGAAGCCGATGTGTCGGTCGACTGGTCCGGGGATGTCTTCCCCCAGCTCATGAAGGAAGGCAAGCCGATCTACGGCTACATTGCCGAGGGCTACTGGGAAGATGTGGGCACCCATGAGAGCTATGTGAAGGCTCAGGCCGACGTCCTCGAGGGCAAAGTGCAGGTGGAGCTCGACGGGTTCGAGATCTCGCCGGGTGTCTGGGTCGCCGAGGGCGCCGAAGTGCACCCCGAGGCTGTTCTGCGGGGCCCGCTG encodes:
- the ptsP gene encoding phosphoenolpyruvate--protein phosphotransferase, which translates into the protein METTLRGVGVSHGVAIGEVRHMGTAVLEPPAKQIPAQDAGREQGRARQAVGAVSADLIARGNLAGGEAQAVLEAQAMMAQDPELMADVDRRIAVGSTAERAVYDAFAAYRALLAGAGEYLAGRVADLDDVRNRIVARLLGVPMPGVPDSDEPYVLIARDLAPADTALLDPTLVLGFVTEEGGPTSHSAILARALGVPAVVALPGAGEIGEGTMIAVDGSTGEIFVEPSEEKKAQLAAAAAERKAALAASSGPGATSDGHKVPLLANVGGPADVPAAVEAGAEGVGLFRTEFLFLDDSKQAPSEEKQVEAYRQVLEAFPEGRVVVRVLDAGADKPLDFLTPADEPNPALGVRGLRSLLDHPEVLRTQLTALSKAAHGLPVYLEVMAPMVADRTDAKAFADACREAGLQAKFGAMVEIPSAALRARSILQEVEFLSLGTNDLAQYTFAADRQVGAVSRLQDPWQPALLDLVALSAEAAKAEGKSCGVCGEAASDPLLACVLTGLGVTSLSMGAASLPYVRATLAKYTLAQCERAAAAARAADSAEEARLAAQAVLSGE
- a CDS encoding PTS sugar transporter subunit IIA, whose translation is MTTTVTSPLSGRTIGLAAVPDPVFSGAMVGPGTAIDPVREASEAVSPVDGIVVSLHPHAFVVVDGEGHGVLTHLGIDTVQLNGQGFELLVNKGDTVSRGQAVVRWNPAAVEEAGKSAICPVVALEATTDLLGEVREDGDVKSGDVLFTWQ
- a CDS encoding CDP-alcohol phosphatidyltransferase family protein → MEVQETRVQTDRVLTIPNILSMARLLGVPLFLWLILRPEFGGPKSDGWALLVLMLSGVSDYLDGKLARRWNQISSLGRILDPAADRLYILSTLVGLTWREILPLWLTLALLARELMLLVMVGILRRHGYPPPQVNFLGKAATFNLMYAFPLLLLSDGVGWLASLAAIFGWAFAGWGTTLYWWAGILYVVQVRRLVKADAVAD